In the Clostridium beijerinckii genome, one interval contains:
- a CDS encoding PadR family transcriptional regulator, translated as MARNNSLDMGELTDAYYYILLSLIRPKHGYLIMKSVEEMSEGEFSIGPASLYTSIKKLLDAEFIELTQESEKKKVYVITDKGIESLKNELERKRKMVKIAENAFNDREML; from the coding sequence CTGGCTAGAAATAATTCTTTAGATATGGGCGAACTTACGGATGCGTATTACTATATTTTATTATCTTTAATAAGGCCTAAGCATGGTTATTTAATTATGAAATCAGTTGAGGAAATGTCAGAAGGGGAGTTCTCAATAGGCCCTGCATCATTATATACTAGCATAAAAAAACTTCTTGATGCAGAATTTATAGAACTTACGCAAGAATCAGAAAAGAAAAAAGTTTATGTAATAACTGATAAAGGAATCGAATCTTTAAAAAATGAGCTTGAAAGAAAGCGTAAAATGGTTAAAATTGCTGAGAATGCATTTAATGATAGGGAGATGTTATAA
- a CDS encoding sensor histidine kinase, with protein MKLLNKVSIRMRITLLTGGILFGISLLLTFSSMYNANDKFVLPNEIAITKDPTSGEIKILPIENNNTLKSEKTSSSQMLLAKKQFDIWSYIYLIIFSSIGMIVTYIITRKALKPLQELNDSIINITEHNLKGRIPAYIVNDEIGNLVTSYNAMLERLNESFLRQKRFSSSVSHELKTPLSIMNAGLQVLHIDDEPTTEDYKETIEIVERNTKRLMNIVDDLFVLTNESCIDIADEIDLKQLFSQIETELQPIYNDKSICITHEFGFSTIIGNATLMYGAFFNLIENAIKYNIPKGKVEIKTLIDNNVEKIIISDSGIGIPVEDINKIFEPFYRVDPSRSRKIAGAGLGLSLVKSIVEKHGWEIELKSTVGVGTCFVVSHQIKKIF; from the coding sequence ATGAAGTTACTGAATAAGGTTTCTATTAGGATGAGAATCACTCTTTTGACAGGTGGAATATTATTTGGAATATCTTTACTTTTAACATTTTCTAGTATGTATAATGCTAATGATAAATTTGTACTGCCAAATGAAATTGCAATAACAAAAGACCCTACCTCTGGTGAAATAAAGATATTACCGATAGAAAATAACAATACTTTAAAATCTGAAAAAACCTCTTCGTCTCAAATGCTTCTGGCAAAAAAACAATTTGATATATGGAGTTATATATATTTAATTATTTTTTCTAGTATAGGAATGATAGTTACTTATATAATTACACGGAAAGCCTTGAAACCTTTGCAGGAGTTAAATGATTCTATTATTAATATTACAGAACATAATCTTAAAGGTAGAATACCTGCTTATATTGTAAATGACGAAATTGGAAACTTAGTAACCTCTTACAATGCAATGTTAGAAAGACTAAATGAATCCTTCTTAAGGCAAAAACGTTTTTCTTCCAGTGTATCTCACGAACTAAAAACCCCACTTTCTATCATGAATGCTGGCTTACAGGTTCTTCATATTGATGATGAACCTACAACTGAAGACTACAAGGAAACAATAGAAATAGTAGAACGTAATACAAAACGACTGATGAATATTGTAGATGATTTATTTGTACTTACAAATGAAAGTTGTATAGATATTGCAGATGAGATAGATTTAAAGCAATTATTTTCACAGATAGAAACTGAATTACAACCAATATATAATGACAAAAGTATCTGTATTACCCACGAATTTGGATTTAGTACGATTATAGGAAATGCAACACTTATGTATGGTGCATTTTTTAATTTGATTGAAAATGCTATTAAGTACAACATTCCTAAAGGAAAAGTTGAAATTAAGACATTGATAGACAATAATGTGGAAAAAATTATTATTTCTGATTCTGGTATAGGAATTCCAGTAGAGGATATTAACAAAATATTTGAACCCTTTTATAGAGTCGATCCGTCAAGGTCCAGAAAGATTGCTGGAGCAGGATTAGGATTGTCCTTAGTAAAATCAATCGTTGAAAAACACGGATGGGAAATAGAACTAAAAAGTACAGTTGGTGTTGGGACCTGCTTTGTGGTTTCACATCAAATTAAAAAGATATTTTAA
- a CDS encoding GNAT family N-acetyltransferase yields the protein MNASEINILTERLELRCITPLDAESIFEYRSSEEVGKFQTWRPKLLKEVEEFISEKVSRIPNIPDTWYQLGIIIKENNEFIGDVGIHFCDEDNLQVEIGYTLSEKYQGKGYATEAVTGVIDYLFNVLNKHRITASVDPQNKKSITLLERIGMRKEAHFKKSFWFNNEWVDDVIYAILKEEWNIQ from the coding sequence ATGAATGCAAGTGAAATAAATATTTTAACGGAAAGATTAGAATTAAGGTGTATTACGCCTTTAGACGCTGAATCAATTTTTGAATATCGTTCAAGTGAAGAAGTAGGTAAATTTCAAACTTGGAGGCCTAAGTTGCTTAAAGAAGTAGAGGAATTTATTTCTGAAAAAGTATCAAGAATTCCCAATATACCAGATACATGGTACCAGCTTGGAATTATAATTAAAGAAAATAATGAGTTTATAGGAGATGTTGGTATTCACTTTTGTGATGAAGATAATTTGCAAGTTGAAATTGGATATACATTATCTGAAAAATATCAAGGAAAAGGGTATGCTACTGAAGCAGTAACAGGCGTGATAGATTACTTGTTTAATGTTTTAAATAAACATAGAATAACGGCATCGGTTGATCCTCAAAATAAAAAGTCTATTACTTTGCTTGAGAGAATTGGAATGAGAAAAGAGGCACATTTTAAAAAAAGTTTTTGGTTTAACAATGAGTGGGTTGATGATGTAATATATGCGATTTTAAAAGAAGAATGGAATATTCAGTGA
- a CDS encoding DUF2812 domain-containing protein: MSKGLSFAEYEEMQMLSEYASRGWKLEKFAFMGYKLKKAEPEKLQYALDYRINPDEEYFLYFNEAGWTNVCSIGNIIHIFSAPEGTKKIYTDNDTEIEKHISMYQSLKKVAIPFSICFIILFILMAFVKYRYLPDIYNTVLLIISIPIMAVSIFTTLPCLEHYSKISELQKMSDSDKKPKISKFLILNLIIFILLLVLMVSKVISMPTGIYLIVFNIIILMSVYRRKFIK, from the coding sequence ATGAGTAAGGGATTATCATTTGCTGAGTACGAGGAAATGCAGATGCTATCTGAATATGCTAGTAGAGGATGGAAATTAGAGAAATTTGCATTTATGGGATATAAATTAAAAAAAGCTGAGCCTGAAAAACTGCAATATGCTTTAGATTATAGAATAAATCCAGATGAAGAATATTTTTTATATTTTAATGAAGCAGGATGGACTAATGTGTGTTCAATAGGAAATATAATTCACATATTTAGCGCTCCTGAAGGAACAAAAAAAATTTATACTGATAATGATACTGAAATAGAAAAGCATATAAGCATGTATCAATCACTAAAAAAAGTGGCAATACCATTTTCTATTTGTTTTATTATCCTTTTTATTTTAATGGCTTTTGTTAAATATAGATATTTGCCTGATATATATAATACAGTACTTTTAATTATTTCTATACCAATAATGGCAGTTTCTATTTTTACAACACTACCATGTTTAGAGCATTATAGTAAAATAAGCGAACTTCAAAAAATGTCTGATTCAGATAAGAAACCTAAAATAAGTAAATTTTTAATACTAAATTTAATAATATTTATATTGTTACTTGTTCTAATGGTTTCAAAAGTTATAAGTATGCCTACGGGAATATATTTAATTGTTTTTAACATTATTATATTAATGTCTGTATATAGACGAAAATTCATAAAATAA
- a CDS encoding response regulator transcription factor, producing MKLLLVEDEEDLAAIISKGLKKSGYAIDNAYDGEEAVSMYEINEYDLIILDLNLPNLDGLEVLKVIREKDIYTKVLILSARSDIEDRVIGLDMGANDYLIKPFDYKELEARIRMLLRISFTQKSAVLKCGDLKINTVSKTAYLGQSSLLLTKKEYEILEYLFLNKDMVISAEQFIEHVWDSEADLFSNSLKYHIHSIKKKMNELGCNVEYIKNIRSQGYILMEDNNEVTE from the coding sequence ATGAAATTACTTTTAGTTGAGGATGAAGAAGATTTAGCCGCAATTATATCAAAAGGTTTGAAAAAAAGTGGATATGCAATAGATAATGCTTACGATGGTGAAGAAGCAGTATCTATGTATGAAATCAATGAATACGATTTAATCATTCTAGACCTAAATCTGCCAAATCTAGACGGATTAGAGGTCTTAAAGGTCATACGGGAAAAGGATATTTACACGAAAGTACTTATTTTATCTGCTCGTAGCGATATAGAAGATAGAGTAATTGGTTTAGATATGGGAGCCAATGATTATCTAATTAAACCATTTGACTATAAGGAACTAGAAGCAAGGATACGGATGCTTTTGAGAATTTCCTTCACACAAAAATCAGCAGTGCTGAAATGCGGAGATCTTAAAATAAACACTGTTTCCAAAACTGCTTACCTTGGTCAGTCTTCGTTACTATTAACAAAAAAAGAATATGAAATATTAGAGTATCTTTTCCTTAATAAAGATATGGTAATAAGCGCAGAACAGTTTATAGAGCATGTATGGGATAGCGAAGCAGATTTATTCTCAAACTCTTTAAAATACCATATCCATTCAATAAAGAAGAAAATGAATGAATTAGGATGTAATGTGGAGTATATAAAAAATATCAGGTCTCAGGGCTATATTTTGATGGAGGATAATAATGAAGTTACTGAATAA
- a CDS encoding AraC family transcriptional regulator — MEKRIYNIKNYKLCNQQRRLASLVEKFTYRDGFQSTDIPSLDLIRASNISETLHSIYIPSICVIVQGAKTVILGKESYRYDANSYLVASVNLPIIGKIIEASPDHPYLCVRLSFNSDQILDIIKESKQNFEEKPGLERGLTVTKGNASLLDALLRLVSLLETPEEIPVLAPLFIREILYRVLQDKHGYILKQFAVIGSHARAISKAINLINNNFEKPLRIDELANEINMSSSSLHHCFKKVTAMSPLQYQKQIRLQEARRLLLSEVLEAAEAGYKVGYESPSQFSREYARMFGLPPISDIKRIKDSIYINF; from the coding sequence ATGGAAAAAAGGATTTACAATATAAAAAATTATAAATTATGTAATCAGCAAAGGCGTTTGGCTTCTCTAGTTGAGAAATTTACTTATAGAGATGGATTTCAATCAACTGATATACCATCATTGGATTTAATACGTGCCTCTAATATTTCAGAAACACTACATTCGATTTACATCCCATCCATATGCGTAATTGTACAAGGTGCGAAAACTGTAATTCTAGGAAAAGAAAGTTATAGATATGATGCAAACTCTTATTTAGTTGCATCTGTTAATTTACCTATTATAGGAAAAATAATTGAAGCTAGTCCTGACCATCCATATTTATGTGTCAGACTTAGTTTTAATTCAGATCAAATTCTTGATATCATCAAAGAATCAAAACAAAATTTTGAAGAAAAGCCTGGCTTGGAAAGAGGATTAACTGTAACAAAAGGTAATGCATCACTTCTTGATGCATTGCTAAGACTTGTAAGCCTTTTAGAAACGCCAGAGGAAATTCCAGTTCTTGCTCCTCTATTTATTAGAGAAATACTTTATAGAGTTTTACAAGATAAACATGGATACATATTGAAGCAATTTGCTGTGATAGGCAGCCATGCACGGGCTATCTCAAAAGCTATTAACTTGATTAATAATAATTTTGAGAAACCGCTGCGGATTGATGAATTAGCAAATGAAATTAATATGAGTTCTTCATCGTTGCATCATTGCTTTAAGAAGGTTACTGCAATGAGTCCATTACAATATCAAAAGCAGATTAGATTACAAGAAGCAAGGAGACTGCTGCTTTCAGAGGTGCTAGAAGCAGCGGAGGCGGGTTATAAGGTTGGTTATGAAAGTCCATCTCAATTTAGTCGTGAGTATGCACGAATGTTTGGATTACCACCTATAAGTGATATAAAACGGATTAAGGACTCTATATATATTAATTTTTGA